The region TCCGAAGGTGAAATACTGGCAGTATTAGGTTCAAGCGGATCCGGAAAAAGCCTACTTGCACACGCAATATTCGGAATACTACCAGAAAATGCAAACCTAAACGGAAAAATAAAATACAAAGGAAAAGAACTAAGCCAAAAAGACAAAGAAGAAATAAGAGGAAAAGACATAGCACTAATACCA is a window of uncultured Methanobrevibacter sp. DNA encoding:
- a CDS encoding ATP-binding cassette domain-containing protein produces the protein MEKLLDVENVSISFIQYTQGLNQRDLKVITDLTLDISEGEILAVLGSSGSGKSLLAHAIFGILPENANLNGKIKYKGKELSQKDKEEIRGKDIALIP